A stretch of Aedes aegypti strain LVP_AGWG chromosome 2, AaegL5.0 Primary Assembly, whole genome shotgun sequence DNA encodes these proteins:
- the LOC5577783 gene encoding uncharacterized protein LOC5577783 yields the protein MKCMLVLLVFAVGWNSGDAGKSVSQKKRELPSGTSETVESSHIFDTQSPEVNHWGNKQFKEVTITKNVPVPFPVKVEKHVAVPVKIPFPVAIQNKIPIVVERKVPIYVEKPVPVQVDRPVPYPLPIEVPVFHRVAVEVPKPYPVHVPAPYPVYIQKPLFVEQSKKSKRVKKNTVKVYRYK from the exons ATGAAG TGCATGCTCGTACTGCTCGTATTTGCAGTCGGTTGGAATTCCGGAGACGCTGGAAAATCAGTTTCGCAGAAAAAGCGAGAACTTCCTTCTGGGACTAGCGAAACGGTCGAGTCGTCCCACATCTTTGATACCCAATCTCCGGAAGTCAACCACTGGGGCAACAAACAGTTCAAGGAGGTTACCATCACCAAAAACGTCCCGGTGCCGTTTCCTGTTAAAGTCGAAAAGCACGTGGCCGTCCCGGTGAAGATTCCGTTCCCGGTAGCAATCCAGAACAAAATTCCGATCGTGGTGGAGCGAAAGGTTCCCATTTATGTCGAGAAGCCAGTGCCAGTGCAAGTGGATCGGCCAGTGCCTTACCCGCTGCCGATTGAAGTGCCAGTTTTTCACAGGGTCGCCGTAGAAGTGCCCAAACCTTACCCGGTTCATGTGCCAGCGCCCTATCCAGTGTACATTCAGAAACCTCTGTTCGTTGAACAGTCGAAGAAGTCCAAACGCGTCAAAAAGAATACAGTGAAAGTGTATAGGTACAAATAA